A single window of Marinitoga hydrogenitolerans DSM 16785 DNA harbors:
- a CDS encoding ArsR/SmtB family transcription factor yields the protein MDDCVLVAEIFKALSHPTRLRILKLLNEKKCNVIDISEELSLTQSSVSQHLKILENSGIIKKEKEGNVVFCEIKYKSIFKLFDDAKKIIHNELQEAHKTIKNS from the coding sequence ATGGACGATTGCGTATTGGTCGCTGAAATATTTAAGGCATTATCACACCCTACACGGTTAAGAATATTAAAATTATTAAATGAAAAAAAATGTAATGTTATTGATATTTCTGAAGAATTATCACTAACTCAGTCAAGTGTTTCTCAACACCTTAAAATTTTAGAAAATTCTGGAATCATAAAAAAGGAAAAAGAAGGAAATGTTGTTTTTTGCGAAATTAAATATAAAAGTATATTTAAACTATTTGATGATGCTAAAAAAATTATTCATAATGAATTACAGGAAGCTCATAAGACAATAAAAAACTCTTAA